In bacterium, one DNA window encodes the following:
- the trpD gene encoding anthranilate phosphoribosyltransferase: MVRETLHKLAHGESLTFAEAEAMMDVIALGEVAPTQVAAFLTALRVKGESVSEIAGCAHSLRKHAVVVPHSQTQIFDCCGTGGDNSHSFNISTAASLVVAACGVPVAKHGNRAMSSSCGSADLLEAAGVNLELSPQRAAQLLDNIGYCFLFAPHYHPAMKNVAAVRKELAFRTVFNMLGPLLNPARATHQLIGTATRQTAELIASAAQHLPETTIVTVHNSHGFDEILPTGINHRFQWLDADLFSDPIELPLALQNGYVPADLRGGDKEANLAILRAVLDGKDSAYKIATILNAGFALVVAEESR; the protein is encoded by the coding sequence ATGGTAAGAGAGACTCTGCACAAACTGGCTCACGGCGAATCGCTGACTTTCGCCGAAGCTGAAGCCATGATGGATGTCATCGCATTGGGTGAAGTCGCGCCTACGCAAGTTGCGGCGTTTCTGACGGCATTGCGAGTGAAGGGCGAAAGTGTTTCCGAAATCGCCGGATGTGCGCACTCGTTGCGCAAACATGCCGTCGTTGTGCCGCACAGCCAAACTCAGATTTTCGATTGTTGCGGTACCGGCGGTGATAACTCGCACTCATTCAACATCTCGACTGCCGCTTCACTTGTTGTCGCGGCCTGCGGTGTACCCGTCGCCAAGCACGGCAATCGCGCAATGAGTTCATCCTGCGGGTCGGCTGACTTACTCGAAGCCGCCGGCGTGAATCTTGAACTTTCGCCGCAACGGGCGGCGCAGTTGCTGGACAACATCGGCTACTGCTTCTTGTTCGCACCGCACTATCATCCTGCAATGAAAAACGTTGCGGCAGTCCGCAAAGAACTCGCGTTTCGCACAGTGTTCAATATGCTCGGACCGCTGCTCAATCCCGCGCGTGCGACGCATCAACTTATCGGCACGGCGACGCGCCAGACAGCCGAGTTGATTGCATCGGCGGCGCAACATTTACCTGAGACAACAATCGTGACGGTACACAACTCGCATGGCTTTGACGAAATCCTCCCTACGGGCATCAACCATCGCTTCCAGTGGCTCGATGCCGACCTGTTCTCAGACCCCATCGAACTGCCGCTCGCACTTCAAAACGGCTATGTGCCCGCAGACTTGCGCGGCGGCGACAAGGAAGCCAATCTCGCAATTCTGCGTGCCGTGCTCGACGGCAAGGACTCGGCTTACAAAATAGCGACGATACTCAATGCCGGATTCGCACTCGTCGTTGCGGAAGAGAGCCGGTGA
- a CDS encoding aminodeoxychorismate/anthranilate synthase component II, with amino-acid sequence MILFIDNYDSFIYNLVQYFGEREKNLTVLRPDETTIEKIIEMNPQKIVISPGPGHPREAELSLEIIKSMHTTTPIFGVCLGHQCIGEAFGAKVGSADRLLHGKTSEIYHRSKGLMAGLPNPFKATRYHSLVVAEESLPPELEVVAYTSDGEVMGLKHKTSPLFGVQFHPESILTTEGMKIINNFVDMRTW; translated from the coding sequence ATGATTCTGTTCATCGATAATTACGACTCGTTCATATACAATCTGGTGCAGTACTTCGGCGAGCGCGAGAAAAATCTCACTGTCCTTCGTCCCGACGAGACAACGATTGAAAAAATCATCGAGATGAATCCGCAGAAAATCGTGATTTCCCCCGGTCCGGGGCACCCGCGCGAGGCCGAGTTATCGCTGGAAATCATCAAGTCGATGCACACCACCACGCCGATTTTTGGCGTGTGCCTCGGCCATCAATGCATTGGCGAGGCGTTCGGCGCCAAGGTCGGTTCTGCCGACCGTCTGCTTCATGGCAAGACTTCGGAGATTTACCACCGCAGTAAAGGGCTGATGGCTGGATTGCCCAACCCGTTCAAAGCGACACGATACCATTCACTGGTCGTCGCTGAAGAGTCATTGCCGCCGGAGCTTGAAGTCGTCGCCTATACTTCCGACGGGGAAGTGATGGGACTTAAGCACAAGACCTCGCCGTTGTTTGGCGTGCAGTTTCATCCGGAATCGATTTTGACCACTGAGGGAATGAAGATCATCAACAATTTTGTGGATATGCGGACATGGTAA